The Candidatus Bathyarchaeia archaeon genome includes a window with the following:
- a CDS encoding DNA-directed DNA polymerase II small subunit — MVEIAMAEAEISQGEVGDQRFEEKVMRALHTLLKAGYQIEPEALNLLRTFKLLDPEQLAKDIIEKSPAAGPLSFVTKNLVEAAINNLLHATSPLAEKAPHEDAKPVVADVGKGVYRPYACEVESRIEVLKDPTKEISPRGDLESFLAYFRDRYQKLRRIMRQRLDAKDATTLAEALRQQLGSQVKVLGIVSEKAERGLKVILKLDDPDASATILVKPTKPNLIEKARMILLDQMICVQGVKGPNDLIVAEDLLWPDTPNQRHATATEPVCAVLTSDFHVGSKKFQKALVERFILWLNGRIGTRSERELAGNVKYVIIAGDLVDGIGVYPSQETELEITDIYAQYEVASQLIGRIPEYIEVILIPGNHDAVRKALPQPMIPDRYAGPVYNARKIISLGNPAQVKIHGVNLLIQHGQSLEDLLAALPNVSHENPTRALIQLLKVRHLAPVYGGKTPLAPEPKDLMVVEEVPDIYHTGHLHVISYESYHGTKVLNSGCWQGQTLYQRKMNITPTYGVIPVVNLKSGAISLIDTARIST; from the coding sequence ATGGTTGAGATTGCGATGGCAGAAGCCGAGATTTCTCAAGGTGAAGTGGGCGATCAGAGATTTGAAGAGAAAGTTATGAGGGCGCTTCATACGCTACTAAAGGCGGGGTACCAGATAGAGCCCGAGGCCTTGAATTTACTAAGAACGTTCAAGCTGCTTGACCCTGAACAACTTGCTAAGGATATAATAGAAAAGAGCCCCGCAGCTGGGCCGCTGAGTTTCGTAACAAAGAATCTCGTAGAAGCAGCTATAAACAATCTACTTCATGCCACATCTCCATTAGCTGAGAAAGCCCCTCATGAGGATGCCAAACCGGTGGTGGCTGATGTTGGGAAAGGGGTCTACCGCCCTTATGCGTGTGAGGTTGAATCCCGGATAGAGGTCCTGAAAGATCCTACCAAGGAGATCTCCCCACGAGGAGATTTAGAAAGTTTCTTAGCTTATTTTAGGGATCGCTACCAAAAGTTAAGGAGGATAATGCGGCAGAGGCTTGACGCTAAGGACGCTACGACCTTGGCGGAAGCGCTGAGACAGCAGCTTGGTTCACAAGTTAAAGTATTAGGGATTGTTTCAGAGAAGGCTGAGAGGGGCTTAAAGGTTATATTGAAATTGGATGATCCTGACGCCTCAGCTACTATCCTAGTGAAGCCGACGAAGCCGAATCTAATAGAGAAAGCAAGGATGATACTCTTAGACCAGATGATCTGTGTCCAAGGAGTAAAGGGGCCCAACGACTTGATAGTAGCTGAAGACTTGCTGTGGCCAGACACGCCAAACCAAAGACACGCCACTGCAACTGAACCTGTCTGCGCTGTTCTAACCTCCGACTTTCATGTTGGCAGCAAAAAATTTCAGAAGGCTTTGGTGGAGCGATTTATTCTCTGGTTAAATGGGCGAATTGGTACTAGGTCTGAAAGGGAGTTGGCAGGGAATGTTAAATATGTAATCATCGCAGGAGATCTGGTGGACGGCATCGGTGTCTACCCTTCGCAAGAGACTGAACTTGAGATCACCGATATTTATGCACAGTATGAGGTAGCATCGCAGCTTATAGGGAGAATTCCAGAATATATAGAAGTTATATTGATACCGGGTAATCATGACGCCGTTAGGAAAGCACTACCACAACCCATGATACCGGACAGGTATGCGGGCCCAGTCTACAATGCTAGAAAAATTATCTCCCTAGGAAATCCTGCACAAGTCAAAATTCACGGTGTAAATTTGCTTATACAACACGGGCAAAGCCTTGAAGATTTGCTGGCGGCACTCCCAAACGTCAGCCATGAAAACCCTACGAGAGCTTTAATCCAGCTTTTGAAAGTGAGACATCTTGCACCAGTTTATGGTGGAAAAACGCCTTTAGCGCCGGAACCTAAGGATTTAATGGTTGTGGAGGAGGTGCCTGATATCTACCATACAGGCCACCTTCATGTTATAAGTTATGAGTCTTACCATGGCACAAAGGTTTTGAATTCTGGATGCTGGCAGGGTCAGACACTATACCAGAGAAAGATGAATATAACCCCAACCTACGGTGTCATTCCGGTAGTGAATCTCAAAAGTGGCGCAATAAGTTTAATCGACACGGCGAGGATTTCAACGTAA
- a CDS encoding DUF99 family protein, whose product MKVLAVEDGGFSKRGVGRRSKALLLAVLTSQSYRIEKILYTWIQVDGLDATDKLIEMAKQEKETPNLILLASLCYAGFNIIDPTRIQKELNIPVVAINPKKPRNSAVTEALRRHFNDWRYRVNILRGAGKPVRIKLSGDRTIYFYHFGIIKSEAEKFIRESTIFGKRPEPLRIARILAHEISKPGWVSSLR is encoded by the coding sequence TTGAAGGTTCTCGCAGTGGAGGATGGAGGCTTCTCTAAGAGAGGAGTTGGGCGGCGTAGTAAAGCTTTACTTCTTGCTGTTCTCACGTCACAAAGTTATAGGATAGAGAAAATCCTGTACACGTGGATTCAAGTAGACGGCTTAGATGCTACTGATAAACTGATAGAAATGGCGAAGCAAGAGAAGGAAACTCCTAACCTCATATTGCTGGCTTCTCTCTGTTATGCTGGCTTCAACATAATAGACCCAACTCGAATTCAGAAAGAGTTGAACATACCGGTGGTCGCCATTAACCCCAAGAAACCCAGAAACTCAGCTGTTACAGAAGCTCTCCGGCGGCACTTTAATGATTGGCGTTATAGAGTGAACATTCTTAGGGGAGCCGGAAAGCCAGTTCGCATCAAGTTGAGTGGAGACAGAACGATCTATTTCTACCATTTCGGGATTATAAAGAGTGAAGCGGAGAAGTTCATTAGGGAGTCAACTATATTCGGTAAACGCCCTGAGCCGTTAAGGATCGCGCGCATTCTAGCACATGAAATCAGTAAACCCGGTTGGGTTTCAAGTTTACGTTGA
- a CDS encoding ATP-grasp domain-containing protein yields MRLFIYEYTSGGGYCDAGVHPHILCEGYGMLRALISDVSASGHKVATILASELSSSARLPPDVGVYTVSSNVERERLFYRLASDADAFYVIAPEDALAGLIRAGKAAGGLPLNCSVDTVECLSDKVSLIKALREAGIPTPETITIELEEDLERIKDLAAGFGFPSVFKPSEGAGCSGLSVVSGVEDVEAAVERLKKQSRSGRFLVQRFEVGVDLSLSLLSDGKRVMPLTLNRQKVILSSPHSESAYIGGIVPFDIPEREKLVEVGKRAVEAFRGLKGYVGVDLILTCDKIVVVDLNPRLTTSYLGVRRVVDLNPAQAILDAVFDGHLPTSVKTTGYAVFSKLRIPQTTPRRVLDRISRLNEVISLPLPPYPTELYAIGLAYAQTLEEAEAVFSKLRVSIESLAR; encoded by the coding sequence GTGAGGCTCTTCATCTACGAGTATACCTCTGGAGGAGGATATTGCGATGCTGGGGTTCATCCACACATACTCTGTGAAGGTTACGGCATGTTAAGGGCGTTGATCTCGGATGTTTCTGCAAGTGGCCATAAGGTTGCGACAATTCTCGCCTCTGAGCTAAGTTCTTCAGCACGCCTCCCGCCAGATGTGGGCGTGTACACTGTCTCTTCAAACGTTGAAAGAGAAAGGCTATTCTACCGTTTGGCGTCTGATGCGGATGCTTTTTACGTGATCGCCCCAGAGGACGCACTTGCCGGACTTATAAGGGCTGGTAAAGCAGCGGGGGGCTTGCCTCTTAATTGCTCTGTCGATACGGTTGAGTGCCTTTCAGATAAAGTGTCATTGATAAAAGCTTTGAGAGAAGCAGGCATCCCTACCCCTGAAACAATCACTATTGAACTGGAAGAAGACTTGGAGAGAATTAAAGATCTCGCAGCAGGGTTCGGGTTTCCTTCGGTCTTCAAACCGTCAGAGGGCGCGGGATGCAGTGGGTTGAGCGTTGTATCTGGGGTGGAGGATGTGGAGGCAGCGGTTGAGAGATTGAAGAAGCAGTCACGGTCGGGGCGCTTTCTAGTTCAACGGTTTGAAGTGGGTGTGGATTTAAGCCTCAGCCTCCTCTCCGATGGTAAAAGAGTAATGCCGCTAACTCTGAATAGACAGAAGGTCATACTTTCAAGCCCCCACTCGGAATCAGCCTATATTGGAGGCATAGTACCCTTCGATATACCCGAGAGAGAAAAGCTAGTCGAAGTTGGGAAAAGGGCGGTTGAAGCATTCAGAGGTCTCAAAGGCTATGTTGGAGTTGATTTAATCTTAACTTGTGACAAAATTGTAGTGGTCGATCTGAATCCGCGGCTTACAACATCCTACCTTGGCGTGAGACGGGTAGTCGACTTAAACCCAGCTCAAGCCATCTTGGACGCAGTGTTCGACGGCCATCTTCCAACATCCGTTAAAACCACCGGCTACGCAGTATTTTCAAAGTTGAGGATTCCACAGACTACGCCTAGGCGGGTTTTAGATAGGATCTCTAGGCTAAATGAGGTTATCTCCCTGCCACTGCCGCCCTATCCTACTGAACTATATGCTATCGGTTTGGCGTACGCTCAAACCCTTGAGGAGGCTGAAGCCGTCTTCTCCAAACTTAGAGTTAGCATAGAAAGCCTTGCCCGTTGA
- a CDS encoding MBL fold metallo-hydrolase, with translation MRVTFVGSGGPTVTRDRVCPSILIDQDILIDCGAGAVRNLRVLDADLTAIQRILITHFHADHVGDLISLLWAMEMDRRDTPIEIAGYTGVEYLTQSLLRLMHFPEEFTTLKVTYRPLIGGEEFEGVTTHRTLHRPPNIAYRVTKDGRSVCYSGDTAYYEPLAKFAEGCNLLIHDALFLAGQETLAMLTNHSTAVEAARIAEKARVKTLALFHIFPLNRDREGEFINQARREFNGEILVARDLQTIEI, from the coding sequence GTGCGGGTGACCTTTGTCGGCTCTGGTGGGCCTACGGTTACTCGCGATAGGGTATGTCCTTCCATCTTGATCGACCAAGACATCTTGATCGACTGCGGGGCTGGAGCTGTGAGGAATCTGCGAGTGTTGGATGCCGATCTTACAGCAATTCAAAGGATTTTAATCACCCACTTCCACGCTGACCATGTCGGTGACCTCATCTCACTCCTGTGGGCGATGGAGATGGATAGGCGAGATACACCAATAGAGATTGCCGGCTATACCGGCGTCGAGTATTTAACCCAGAGTCTCCTAAGACTTATGCACTTTCCAGAGGAGTTCACAACCCTAAAGGTGACCTACCGCCCATTAATAGGCGGAGAAGAGTTCGAGGGAGTCACTACTCATAGGACGCTTCATAGACCCCCGAATATTGCATACCGCGTCACTAAGGACGGGCGGAGTGTTTGCTACAGCGGCGATACCGCTTACTATGAGCCTCTCGCCAAGTTCGCGGAGGGCTGTAACCTCCTCATACACGACGCCCTCTTTCTCGCAGGGCAGGAGACGCTTGCAATGCTAACTAACCACTCCACCGCCGTTGAAGCCGCCAGAATCGCCGAGAAAGCTCGCGTGAAAACTTTGGCGCTATTTCACATCTTTCCCTTAAACCGTGATCGCGAGGGAGAATTCATCAACCAGGCACGGAGAGAATTCAACGGGGAGATCCTTGTCGCAAGGGACCTTCAGACAATCGAGATTTAG
- the cas4 gene encoding CRISPR-associated protein Cas4: MSGAGKSQSLPISDVAELLISATDVKHYVYCPRLVYFDRVLHAQPVLGSQQEESRELHIEYVRKELRRKDAVYYSTEFVGAKKLLFIPLVSKKLQLQGVVDCIIKTAKGEYIPVEYKNMESDGGRVYIDHKYQLVTYALLVEENFDTVVRWGFVNYIPERLILKLEVTPTMKSYVKKVIEHIKRIIKEERLPPIRVAKNKCQGGCGHKQTCQRL, translated from the coding sequence ATGAGTGGAGCCGGGAAAAGTCAGTCTTTACCCATATCAGATGTTGCTGAACTTTTAATCTCAGCTACTGATGTAAAGCATTACGTTTACTGTCCGAGGCTTGTTTATTTTGACCGTGTTTTGCACGCTCAACCTGTCCTCGGTTCTCAGCAGGAAGAAAGCCGTGAGCTACACATAGAATACGTGCGCAAGGAGCTACGCCGAAAAGACGCAGTTTACTATTCAACGGAATTTGTGGGCGCCAAGAAACTTCTCTTTATTCCGCTTGTTTCAAAAAAACTTCAGCTTCAGGGCGTAGTAGACTGTATCATCAAAACCGCGAAAGGCGAATACATTCCAGTCGAATATAAGAATATGGAGTCTGATGGAGGGAGAGTATATATTGACCACAAATATCAGCTTGTGACTTACGCGTTACTTGTGGAGGAAAACTTTGATACTGTTGTAAGGTGGGGTTTCGTGAACTATATTCCAGAGCGGTTGATTCTAAAGCTTGAGGTGACACCGACCATGAAGAGTTACGTGAAGAAAGTGATTGAACACATAAAAAGAATAATCAAAGAAGAAAGATTGCCACCTATAAGAGTGGCCAAGAACAAATGCCAGGGAGGATGCGGACATAAACAAACATGCCAGCGATTATAA